The region GCCCAAGCTTcggccggtccgccggtcccaaGCATTTCCCAAATTTAAAATATTTTGAATATTTAGACTAGAAAGAATCTTTTTGCTGACGTTGGTAATCCAGATTCAGTGTGCTCGCTCGATGGGAAGGGGCGCGCGGGTTACATGTGTGAAAATTCAAAGCCAACAAAAAAAAAAGAATCGCTCGAACCGACTCGGCTGCCTCCTGTCTTGGCGCGAACGAAACGATCGAGGACGCGGAACCGCCATCGATCGGCCTGGGCATCTATAAATACGGCCCCGGGGCTGACGGCTCATTCGTTTTCCCCTCGCCTTTCTTCTCCCTGCTCCGTTCCGATCCGCCGCCCACTCTCATCTCCGGGCAGACTCGCGGGATCGCCGGCAGGAGACGGTCGAGTTCGAGCTCGAGGCCGCAGCAGTTCGTTCGTGCCTACGTACGTGTCGGATGCCGTAACTGGTTTCTGTTCCGTACTACTATGTTACTGCTCTGTTTCTTTGCTTCCTTGAATGATCGTGATGCAGAGGAGGAGCCATGAATCGCGAAACTGCGCCGTGCGTGCCGCGCGTTTTAGCCTTTTCTGAGCCCGCAAATCAtggctggccgccgccgccgccgccgactgatCGGACGGGCAGAGAGAAGcatcgccggagaagaagaggaaggctggaCCTGGGAGAAGGGATCAGGGGCACCGCAGCAGATCCGCTGATTTGCAATCGATCAAAACGAAATTCCACCGCTAATTATAACCTAACTAAAAAGAATCTGTTTAACCTCTGGGTTCAGGGTTTGCTTTGTTTGCTCAAGGAAGATTTACATCTTTCGGTGCATCAGTTCCTTCCCCTTTTGCAGTTGCTCTGTGAATGCATGCGACGGAGGTGAACATACATCACAACCAATTTACTGCTTATTACTGCTGCTAGTGCAGGCATGCGTCTGTGTCACTGATGATTCACGGCTTGGATGGAACGGGCTTCAAAACTTTCCTGCTTTGGTCTATGCAAATGCAGCCCGTTTAATTACAAGTTTACAACGCGTCTGCTTCGTTTGCGTCGACCGAAACAGTAATAATCTTAACAAAAATTCGCAGTGCAGGCCTGAACATCACGAGTTCAGACTGGGTAACACAATCTCAAGATGAGAGGCACatgccatcttcttcttcttgtcgccgTGGCGGTAGCGATCCTGTCGCCGTCGCTGTGCCCCGCAGCCACGGCATGGggcatcttctcctcctcctctaaaCCCACGAGCCAGACCGTCGCCGCGCCGACGCTGccggacgacgacggcggcggcaggaCGGTGGTCGACTTCTCgatggaaggcggcggcggcgggccgaGGGGCGTGGAGCTGCTGGATGGCGCGCGGCGCAGGATCGCCGGCCCGGCCTCCTGCTGGGGCGAGGCGTACCGCGGCCTCTTCGCCAGCTGCGCCCACATCATGTCCGACAAGGAGCGCCAGTCCAGGCTCGCGTGGCGCCTCAGCGCCTGCTACCAGCAGGACTCCggccgcccgccgctgccgccCTGCGACGACCGCTCGCGCATGGTGCACTGCCGCAAGCGCCTCTCCGAGCACGAGGACAAGGTCTTCCTCGAGTTCTTCCTCGAGACCAACACCCTCTGCCACCAGCTCCAGTACGCGATCCGCCATGAccgtcttcgtcttcctcctccgatGAAGCATGGATTTTCTTGATGTGTGTCCGTATCTGCAGGGCGGAGGCGTTCAAGCAGAGCACGGAGCGGCTGGTGAACGACCtgacccgggcggcggcggcggcgagcgagaaGCTGTCGGCGATCGAGGAGAGGTCGGACCAGATCATCCAGGAGTCGAGCAAGCTCCACGGCTCCATGTCGTCGATCGTGTCGCAGACGGAGCACCTGGCCGCCGCGTCCGACAACCTCAAATCCCGGATCGGCGACGTGCTGGCGCAGTCGGCGGCCATCGCGGAGCAGTCGAGGCAGATCGCGGCGGCGCAGGCGGGCCTCAGGGAAGGGCAGGAGGAGATGCGGGGCCGGATCGACGCCGGcatggcgcgggtggaggaggagtACGCGCGGCTCGGCGAGGAGATGGTGAGGctgaaggaggaggcggcggggatcGAGCGGGAGGTCAGGGCCGTCGGCGACGCCATGGCGGCGCGGATGGAGGGCCTGCagcgcaccgcggaggagatcgggAGCGCCGCCGGCAAGTCGCTGGAGAACCAGCGGGAGCTGCTGGAGGGCCAGGCGAACGCGACGCGGGCGCTCGGGGAGCTCCACGGCTTCCTGGCCGGAGCGCTCGAGGAGAGCAGGGAGGCGATGCACAAGCTGGCGCGCTTCGGGCGGCAGCAGCAGGACGAGCTGCTGTCCCGGCAGGAGCAGCTCCGGCGAGCCCACGACCACCTCATGCACAACTCGGAGTCGATCCTCCAGGCGCAGGTCCTCCTCTTGCCCCTCCTCTGCTCTGGTTTCCGAGACGTGCTGAGCCGCCATTGATCCGAAGCTCGCTCGCCCGATGCGCATGCATGCAGGAGGAGTTCAGCGCGAAGCAGGCCAACATCTTCGCGGCGCTGGACAAGCTCTACGTGCTGCACAACGCCATCCTGGTGGAGTCCCGCTTCATCAAGGCCTTCTTCTTCTACAGctgcgtcgtcttcctcctctaccTCCTCACCAGCGCCAAGCAGACCTTCGCCATCAGAGGCCAGCTCTACTTCGGTAACGCATCTTCACAGTTCACACTCATCAGATCATCATTTCCTTCCTTCCATTACTTCATTTCTTCATGTGCCAACTACTTGGCTTTGATCATCAAACCAGGCCTGTGCATCACGCTCGTGGTGGAGGTCGCGCTCATCAGGCTGGGTGCCGCCGACGACGACCTCACCAGGCCGTTCTGGATCGTGTCCAAGGTGCTGCTGCTTCGGTcggccttcctcgccgccgccgccgcgcagatCCTGCACGCCATCTTCGCCTTCAAGTACGACAGCCCGTGGAATCACGATCTCGAATCGCCAACGTCACAGTACGTTGATCCCATCTGATTTTCCATTTTTATGCTGCAGGGATTACGAGGTGCTGAACCATGAGCTGCTCCAGACGCTGGTGGAGAAAGTCCGGGCAATCGAAGACAACGCCGCCGGTGAGCTTACTAGCAATACAAAAAATGACAGAAATTCTCCTCTCACTTTCACCAGTCCCATGCCCGCCAACGGCTGTCTGAATTTTGAACCGTAATGCTTGTACCGAATCTGATCTAGTAGTACTTATCATCCTCCTCTGGTCCAGGAGACAAGATGTGTCCATGGGGGACAGGCAGTGATGATGAAAGCAGCCTCAGCGACTACTCGTGGGTCTTCGACGAGCTGCAGGACAACGTCGACAGCGAAATCGACCCGGACTTCGCGCTCCGGGAAGATGAGATCTGCAGGACGGACCACGGCTTCCGGGAAGAAATCGGCGAAAACTCGCTCTCAGCGTCGATCGCCATGAGGAGATACAACCTTCGGGCGCGCATTACACCACGGTGACGGGCACGCAAGTAGAGCATATATATGCAGAAGTATTGCCAGAAGTTGAAACTGTTAATATGTCAGCATTTTGCTGAAGAACCGAAGGACAAGGCAACAACTTTTTTATAAACTAATGATGTCCAAATTGTCTGAATCTACAACTTGAAGCCATAAAGGAAAAACATAAAGCTGGACAAAACATCAGATTTAAGAAATATTCAATCTAACATGAAAAACAACTTTTTTATAAACTAATGATGTCCAAATTGTCTGAATCTACAACTTGAAGCCATAAAGGAAAAACATAAAGCTGGACAAAACATCAGATTTAAGAAATATTCAATCTAACATGAAACATAACTTAAGAAATACTCAACCTAACATGAAACATAACTTGAGATACTCAACCTAACATGAAATATAACTGCAGTAAGAGTTAACAGTAAGTTGCAGTGGCATGCCAAGTAGACCTAAAAGTTCCATTACTCACTCAAACGAATCTAACATGACATATAGCTGCTTGTAAGAAATGAAAAGGACAACCTAATGTACAGAATTCGACTAACTGAGCTCCCTCTCCCATCTATACACTGCGGTTTGAAAAGAATCCGTACATGGAATGAATTCATGGATCTTGGAAAAATTCATTGCTGCTTGTCTTGGTCGTATAATCAGATCTCCCCAGCTTCCAGGAACTGTTGCCGAGTAAATTGTCCGTATTGAAGAATTTCTTATGCACCAAATATCACATAATATATCACCGAGCACGGGCAGTTGATGGTTGTTTCGAAGAGCGTCCGGACTTGTGTTTTCGTTTCTGGTTGCCCCCAGGAGGGTCCACCAGCGGTCCAGACCAAGTAGGCACGGCAGTCTTGTCGTACGGAAATACGGTGCTGAACGAAGACGGGTCGG is a window of Triticum dicoccoides isolate Atlit2015 ecotype Zavitan chromosome 2B, WEW_v2.0, whole genome shotgun sequence DNA encoding:
- the LOC119362531 gene encoding protein GAMETE EXPRESSED 1-like, coding for MRGTCHLLLLVAVAVAILSPSLCPAATAWGIFSSSSKPTSQTVAAPTLPDDDGGGRTVVDFSMEGGGGGPRGVELLDGARRRIAGPASCWGEAYRGLFASCAHIMSDKERQSRLAWRLSACYQQDSGRPPLPPCDDRSRMVHCRKRLSEHEDKVFLEFFLETNTLCHQLQAEAFKQSTERLVNDLTRAAAAASEKLSAIEERSDQIIQESSKLHGSMSSIVSQTEHLAAASDNLKSRIGDVLAQSAAIAEQSRQIAAAQAGLREGQEEMRGRIDAGMARVEEEYARLGEEMVRLKEEAAGIEREVRAVGDAMAARMEGLQRTAEEIGSAAGKSLENQRELLEGQANATRALGELHGFLAGALEESREAMHKLARFGRQQQDELLSRQEQLRRAHDHLMHNSESILQAQEEFSAKQANIFAALDKLYVLHNAILVESRFIKAFFFYSCVVFLLYLLTSAKQTFAIRGQLYFGLCITLVVEVALIRLGAADDDLTRPFWIVSKVLLLRSAFLAAAAAQILHAIFAFKDYEVLNHELLQTLVEKVRAIEDNAAGDKMCPWGTGSDDESSLSDYSWVFDELQDNVDSEIDPDFALREDEICRTDHGFREEIGENSLSASIAMRRYNLRARITPR